In one window of Methanosarcina vacuolata Z-761 DNA:
- a CDS encoding helix-turn-helix transcriptional regulator — MSSLIDLIFFSEKRKNLLVQLANGPMDINEIKEVLNVNSCALMPQIKKLKDMDMIVQKGSIYQLSDIGTVIVERMLPLKAVLDVFDGNKDYWSKHDRSPIPEHLIKKIDMLEKCNLDEPDLDHLFEFPGYLRDKLNDSKTIKSFYSYFCPDCPSIHAACAENGAEVHLMLDEKVYNRFKNDFTEEFNVLLENKVSLYIYSGKIRPSSFMVTDNFFMLKLFGKEGEFDHRKITSFTPGALEWGNELAQYYIDRSTKIN; from the coding sequence ATGAGTTCACTTATAGACCTGATTTTTTTCTCTGAAAAAAGAAAAAATCTTCTTGTTCAGTTAGCTAATGGGCCGATGGATATTAACGAGATAAAAGAAGTTCTTAATGTAAACTCCTGTGCTCTAATGCCTCAAATTAAAAAACTGAAAGATATGGATATGATAGTGCAGAAGGGAAGTATCTACCAACTTTCGGATATAGGAACAGTAATTGTTGAGAGAATGCTCCCTCTTAAAGCTGTTCTTGACGTTTTTGATGGAAACAAGGACTACTGGTCAAAGCATGACAGGTCTCCTATTCCCGAACACCTGATTAAGAAAATTGATATGCTGGAAAAATGTAACCTGGACGAGCCTGATCTTGACCACCTTTTCGAGTTTCCAGGGTATTTGCGTGACAAGCTAAATGATTCAAAAACTATAAAATCCTTTTACTCTTATTTCTGTCCTGATTGCCCATCGATCCATGCTGCCTGTGCGGAAAACGGGGCCGAAGTACACCTTATGCTCGATGAAAAAGTGTATAACAGATTTAAAAACGACTTCACCGAAGAATTTAATGTATTGCTTGAAAATAAAGTATCGCTTTATATATACTCCGGCAAAATAAGGCCTTCTTCCTTCATGGTTACTGATAATTTCTTTATGCTGAAACTCTTCGGAAAAGAAGGAGAATTCGATCACCGGAAGATCACGAGTTTTACTCCAGGTGCCCTGGAGTGGGGTAATGAACTGGCCCAGTATTATATAGACCGTTCCACGAAGATCAATTAA
- the mtaB gene encoding methanol--corrinoid protein co-methyltransferase MtaB has protein sequence MVKKYTSMAYANADELIFGQSKFPVKAGLGLEIGAGYTTPEVNYAPRPGAGASKEKLIKEYERITTDIMARMVQIGAPSVVLETEHVQQMSNNPSWGGAVAHAQKTIMEEYHDEYGIKCALRHTIGDIREDRDYLQLRGDKYSTFMEAFEEAANNGADLLAVESMGGKEVFDYSILRNDTAGILFGIGVLGSMDMEMVWSDIADVAKKTGTVASGDTDCAQANTAMFIAGGLLDKNLAHTTAIVARAISAARSLCAYEAGAVGPGKDCGYENSIVKSIAGVPIAQEGKTSTCAHSDLMGNIVMQCCDLWSNESVEYHGEFGGTTVQCWSETLAYDCSMMNVALKTGKAKDLRDILVLSDKYRDPQGYVIAYDNAYKVGQAIAKDGENNYLRAKNAAIECCNIVEEGVNSGKLRLTRFETNALAKVKADLEALTDDADKFMSDNLTKFKQEVAVFKPENYGL, from the coding sequence ATGGTAAAAAAATACACTTCAATGGCTTACGCTAACGCAGATGAACTGATTTTCGGGCAATCAAAATTCCCTGTAAAAGCAGGGCTTGGCCTTGAAATTGGTGCCGGTTACACGACTCCCGAAGTAAACTATGCCCCAAGGCCTGGAGCCGGCGCATCCAAAGAAAAACTCATAAAAGAGTATGAAAGGATCACCACTGACATTATGGCAAGGATGGTCCAGATAGGAGCTCCCTCTGTTGTACTTGAAACTGAACACGTTCAGCAGATGTCCAACAATCCCTCCTGGGGAGGAGCTGTTGCACATGCCCAGAAGACCATCATGGAAGAATACCATGACGAATACGGCATAAAGTGTGCACTTCGCCACACAATTGGTGACATTCGTGAAGACCGTGACTACCTCCAGCTCAGAGGAGACAAGTACAGCACCTTTATGGAAGCCTTTGAAGAAGCTGCCAACAATGGTGCAGACCTGCTCGCAGTTGAGTCAATGGGTGGTAAGGAAGTCTTCGACTATTCTATTCTGAGAAACGACACTGCAGGTATCCTCTTCGGAATTGGTGTACTTGGCAGCATGGACATGGAAATGGTCTGGTCCGACATTGCAGACGTTGCAAAGAAGACAGGAACTGTAGCCTCAGGTGACACAGACTGTGCCCAGGCAAACACTGCAATGTTCATTGCAGGCGGTCTGCTTGACAAGAACCTTGCCCACACAACTGCAATTGTTGCAAGGGCAATCTCTGCAGCAAGATCCCTCTGTGCATATGAAGCCGGTGCAGTAGGCCCTGGAAAGGACTGTGGTTATGAAAACAGCATTGTAAAATCCATTGCAGGTGTCCCGATAGCTCAGGAAGGTAAGACCTCAACCTGTGCCCACTCTGACCTGATGGGTAACATTGTCATGCAGTGCTGTGACCTCTGGTCCAACGAGTCCGTTGAGTACCACGGTGAATTCGGCGGTACAACTGTTCAGTGCTGGTCCGAGACCCTTGCATACGACTGTTCCATGATGAACGTTGCCCTTAAGACTGGCAAAGCAAAGGACCTCAGGGACATCCTCGTGCTCTCTGACAAATACAGAGACCCACAGGGCTATGTGATTGCCTACGACAACGCTTACAAGGTAGGACAGGCAATCGCAAAGGACGGAGAGAACAACTACCTCCGTGCAAAGAACGCAGCAATCGAATGTTGCAACATCGTCGAAGAAGGTGTCAACTCCGGCAAGCTCAGACTTACAAGATTCGAAACCAATGCTCTTGCAAAGGTTAAGGCCGACCTCGAAGCCCTCACTGACGATGCTGACAAGTTCATGAGCGACAACCTGACCAAGTTCAAGCAAGAAGTTGCAGTTTTCAAACCAGAAAACTACGGGCTCTAA
- a CDS encoding TATA-box-binding protein, with product MEYAITIENVVASTTLAEDFDLLKIEAGLEGAEYNKAKFPGLVYRTENPKAAFLIFTSGKVVCTGAKTVENAKMAIINLAKILKSIGCEKINSEPEVYIQNIVATADLETNLNLNTIVIAFGMENVEYEPEVFPGLVYRLESPKVVVLIFSSGKLVITGGKSPEDCEKGLQVIKTEFDNLGLIY from the coding sequence ATGGAATACGCAATAACTATAGAGAATGTGGTGGCATCCACCACTCTGGCGGAAGATTTCGACCTGCTGAAGATAGAGGCCGGACTGGAGGGAGCAGAATATAACAAAGCTAAGTTCCCTGGCCTGGTCTACAGAACTGAGAACCCAAAGGCTGCTTTTCTGATTTTCACCTCCGGAAAAGTGGTATGTACCGGGGCTAAGACGGTCGAGAACGCTAAAATGGCCATAATCAATCTGGCTAAAATACTCAAGTCCATTGGCTGCGAGAAAATAAATTCAGAACCTGAGGTTTATATTCAAAACATTGTAGCGACTGCTGATTTGGAAACGAACCTGAACCTGAATACAATTGTCATAGCCTTTGGTATGGAGAACGTAGAATATGAGCCAGAGGTATTTCCAGGACTTGTTTACAGGCTTGAGTCTCCCAAGGTAGTAGTGCTCATATTCAGCTCTGGCAAACTGGTGATCACAGGAGGCAAATCTCCGGAGGATTGCGAGAAGGGCCTGCAGGTCATAAAGACAGAGTTTGATAACTTAGGGCTTATTTATTGA
- the mtaC gene encoding methanol--corrinoid protein MtaC gives MLDLKLEDIDGILVRYNVALEKEMTPDEAAEELYPKDELIYPVAKAIYEGEEDDVVDALQAAIDAGKKPIALIDDALMVGMGVVTQLYDDGIIFLPNVMMSADAMLAGIDFCKSQTTEVPEPKGKVVCHVAEGDVHDIGKNIVAALLRANGYEVIDLGRDVPVDEVIAAVEKEKPIMLTGTALMTTTMYAFKEVNDKLLEKGIKIPFACGGGAVNQDFVSQYELGVYGEEAADAPKIADAIVAGTTDITALREEFHKH, from the coding sequence ATGTTGGATTTGAAACTGGAAGATATCGACGGCATATTAGTACGCTACAACGTCGCCCTCGAAAAGGAAATGACCCCTGATGAAGCTGCAGAAGAGCTTTATCCAAAAGACGAACTCATCTATCCTGTTGCAAAAGCAATCTATGAGGGAGAAGAGGATGACGTAGTTGACGCACTCCAGGCTGCTATCGATGCAGGCAAGAAGCCAATCGCCCTTATCGATGATGCCCTGATGGTAGGAATGGGAGTTGTAACCCAGCTCTACGACGATGGTATCATTTTCCTCCCGAACGTTATGATGTCCGCTGATGCCATGCTGGCAGGTATCGACTTCTGTAAGAGCCAGACCACCGAAGTTCCCGAGCCAAAGGGCAAGGTTGTCTGCCATGTTGCAGAAGGAGACGTCCATGACATCGGAAAGAACATTGTTGCTGCCCTTCTGAGAGCAAATGGCTACGAGGTAATTGACCTTGGAAGAGATGTTCCTGTAGACGAAGTAATCGCTGCAGTCGAAAAAGAGAAGCCAATAATGCTCACAGGTACTGCTCTTATGACAACCACCATGTATGCATTCAAGGAAGTTAATGACAAACTCCTTGAAAAGGGAATAAAGATCCCATTCGCATGTGGTGGCGGTGCTGTGAACCAGGACTTCGTGTCTCAGTATGAACTTGGAGTTTATGGTGAAGAAGCTGCTGATGCCCCCAAGATTGCTGACGCAATCGTTGCAGGTACTACAGATATCACAGCATTAAGAGAGGAATTCCACAAACACTGA
- a CDS encoding CobW family GTP-binding protein: MKCMLIGGFSGSGKTTLIRKLVEHLGKQGQKVAVIVNEIGEIGIDGDTISEGEVETREITSDCVYCPLKTSMEYTLRNIIESYNPDTIIIEPAGITPPGQIKRNIENMGIPGITFAPILNLVDAARLSKETGELHNFMKNQIGEADILGINKVELINNREELLEICLFLRKLNPRARMIHFSARQGGENLDKLLGLLEETSGRKIALGRENSIQMSGVSAYSS; encoded by the coding sequence ATGAAATGTATGTTAATCGGAGGATTCTCGGGAAGCGGGAAAACCACACTGATAAGAAAACTTGTTGAACATTTGGGAAAACAGGGACAGAAAGTGGCAGTTATCGTTAACGAGATCGGAGAAATAGGGATCGATGGAGATACGATCTCGGAAGGGGAAGTTGAAACCAGGGAAATTACAAGTGACTGTGTCTACTGTCCCCTGAAAACCAGCATGGAATACACCTTGAGAAATATCATTGAATCTTACAATCCGGACACTATTATAATAGAACCCGCAGGAATAACTCCCCCTGGACAAATAAAAAGAAATATTGAAAATATGGGAATCCCGGGAATAACTTTTGCCCCGATATTGAATCTTGTGGACGCTGCCCGCCTGAGTAAGGAGACAGGAGAGCTGCATAATTTCATGAAAAATCAGATAGGCGAGGCCGATATCCTGGGCATCAATAAAGTTGAACTTATAAACAACCGTGAAGAACTCCTGGAAATCTGCCTGTTCCTGCGCAAATTAAACCCCAGAGCAAGAATGATTCATTTTTCAGCCCGACAGGGAGGAGAAAATTTAGACAAATTGCTCGGACTGCTGGAAGAAACCAGTGGGAGAAAAATAGCCCTGGGCAGAGAAAACTCGATTCAAATGTCGGGAGTTTCGGCCTATTCGTCCTAA
- a CDS encoding GTP-binding protein, with the protein MQVIVVGGFLGSGKTTTIINMGKYLAEKGKKVAIIVNEIGEVGIDGDVIKKFGFDTKEITSGCICCSLKVGLRVTVTYLANEYKPDILMIEPTGIAFPNIIKKEIELMNLGEQVKIAPLVTLIDGSRFKHLMKEVKEFAMRQIIDAEILGINKIDLIEPIRIPILEASVQQLNPKSKIVLLSGKDTGESFENFMRLVLPDLEELSREAPGAEITEEEKPSKAEPSAPEETESSIEASKVGSYSAEFAVENGSLSTEAARELTTELMNTIKAKVLQLNPEFIGHIKLFLDNGSETVKQSVTVYYEEPQEDVIKSKEGAAPTLKILSAVSNVDKEAVKAAVKNSVHEVFERKQIKVNKIEHEHNHEHEHHEHENHEHEHHEHEHENHEHEHHEHEHENHEHEHHEHEHENHEHEHHEHEHENHEHEHHEHEHENHEKHKHGNKEEEIRE; encoded by the coding sequence GTGCAGGTCATTGTGGTGGGGGGATTTCTGGGAAGCGGGAAAACCACCACTATTATCAATATGGGCAAATACCTGGCAGAGAAAGGAAAAAAAGTTGCCATTATAGTGAACGAGATCGGGGAAGTCGGAATTGACGGGGATGTGATAAAAAAGTTCGGGTTCGATACGAAGGAAATCACGAGTGGGTGCATCTGCTGTTCTCTGAAAGTAGGGTTAAGGGTAACAGTTACTTATCTTGCAAATGAATACAAGCCTGACATCCTCATGATCGAACCCACAGGTATAGCTTTCCCGAATATAATAAAGAAAGAAATCGAACTCATGAACCTTGGCGAGCAGGTAAAAATCGCTCCTCTTGTGACCCTGATTGATGGCAGCCGTTTCAAGCACCTGATGAAAGAAGTAAAAGAATTTGCCATGAGGCAGATTATTGATGCGGAAATTCTCGGGATAAATAAGATAGACCTGATAGAACCTATTCGGATTCCAATACTTGAAGCCTCGGTTCAGCAACTGAACCCGAAATCCAAAATAGTCCTGCTTTCGGGAAAAGACACGGGCGAGAGCTTTGAGAATTTTATGCGGTTAGTGCTTCCGGATCTTGAAGAACTATCCAGAGAAGCGCCTGGAGCTGAGATAACAGAAGAAGAAAAACCTTCTAAAGCTGAACCTTCCGCACCGGAGGAGACCGAAAGTTCAATTGAAGCCTCAAAAGTAGGCAGTTATTCTGCAGAATTTGCAGTTGAAAACGGAAGTCTAAGTACTGAGGCTGCCAGGGAATTAACAACCGAACTGATGAACACGATAAAAGCGAAGGTGCTGCAACTAAATCCCGAATTTATAGGGCACATTAAGCTTTTCCTGGACAATGGGTCAGAAACCGTGAAACAGAGCGTTACAGTATATTATGAAGAGCCGCAGGAAGATGTGATCAAATCAAAGGAAGGAGCCGCCCCTACCCTCAAGATACTTTCCGCGGTCTCAAACGTTGACAAGGAAGCTGTTAAAGCTGCTGTAAAAAATTCGGTACATGAGGTCTTTGAGAGAAAACAAATAAAAGTAAACAAAATCGAGCATGAACATAACCACGAACATGAGCACCATGAACATGAAAACCATGAACATGAACATCATGAACATGAACATGAAAACCATGAACATGAACATCATGAACATGAACATGAAAACCATGAACATGAACATCATGAACATGAACATGAAAACCATGAACATGAACATCATGAACATGAACATGAAAACCATGAACATGAACATCATGAACATGAACATGAAAACCATGAAAAACATAAGCATGGTAATAAGGAAGAAGAAATTCGTGAGTAA